Proteins from a genomic interval of Apium graveolens cultivar Ventura unplaced genomic scaffold, ASM990537v1 ctg4577, whole genome shotgun sequence:
- the LOC141702041 gene encoding uncharacterized protein LOC141702041 has translation MAASYKLAVIITNPVNDDELLLVKQAPPPKFDDEEYDSYVDSHLWDLPSAQLLLHQGGQSNSVVFIQDQDLCSHKIDFTTLDFAPALNQVLAEVGFGETSGTQWKFSKFVEEPDFGPGNPIHTVYITGQLGPEDGVLKEHCKWMSDQSYRKCLLDLKPSNVRIGPLAVLGPLENSLHSDKWTIPPNLHSQEYPPGIIIIPMGSRTGKPFRTTNLVVFASESSHDNCGDHGFIAHGDALIIDPGCRSEFHKELRDVVAALPKKLVVFVTHHHNDHVDGLSAVQKSNPDASLLAHDSTMRRIRKDGLSLSYTPVSGAEEICIGGQRLRVISAPGHTDGHMALLHLSTHSLIVGDHCVGQGSAVLDISSGGNMNDYFQTTYRFMEVSPCTLIPMHGRINLWPKHLLCEYLKNRRNRESSVLKSIEDGAETLFDIVANVYSNVDRSFWFLAASNVRLHVDHLAHQNKLPKEFPLQKYQRTCGVHFLSRWLLACARSRVARKYNMLGKAKLPCTVALLTVGLAVIYSVRSKA, from the exons ATGGCGGCTTCTTATAAGCTAGCTGTGATCATAACAAACCCTGTAAACGACGATGAGTTACTCCTCGTAAAGCAAGCCCCACCACCCAAGTTCGATGATGAAGAGTATGATTCTTACGTTGATTCTCATCTCTGGGATTTGCCTTCAGCTCAATTATTGTTGCATCAAGGAGGACAATCCAATTCTGTTGTTTTTATTCAAGACCAGGATTTGTGCTCACACAAGATTGACTTCACTACCCTTGATTTTGCTCCAGCTCTCAACCAG GTTTTGGCAGAAGTTGGTTTCGGGGAAACAAGCGGGACACAGTGGAAGTTTTCAAAGTTTGTTGAGGAACCTGACTTTGGCCCGGGAAATCCTATACATACAGTGTATATTACTGGACAATTAGGACCTGAGGATGGGGTTTTAAAAG AACATTGTAAGTGGATGTCTGACCAGAGTTACCGGAAGTGCCTTCTTGATCTGAAGCCTAGTAATGTTCGTATAGGTCCTTTGGCTGTTCTTGGTCCTCTTGAAAATTCATTGCACTCTGATAAGTGGACTATTCCACCCAACCTGCATTCTCAG GAGTATCCTCCCGGCATTATAATTATTCCAATGGGAAGTAGAACGGGGAAACCATTTCGAACTACGAATTTGGTTGTATTTGCATCCGAGAGTAGTCATGACAACTGTGGTGATCATGGTTTCATTGCTCATGGAGATGCATTAATAATAGATCCTGGTTGCCGTTCTGAATTCCATAAAGAG CTTAGGGATGTTGTTGCTGCTTTGCCCAAAAAGTTAGTCGTGTTTGTAACTCATCATCATAATGATCATGTTGATG GTCTTTCAGCTGTCCAGAAGAGCAATCCCGATGCTTCTCTTTTGGCCCATGATAGTACTATGCGTCGAATTCGAAAAG ACGGTTTGTCTCTTAGTTATACCCCAGTTTCTGGAGCTGAAGAAATTTGCATTGGTGGCCAACGATTGAGAGTTATTTCTGCACCA GGTCACACAGACGGCCACATGGCATTGCTTCATCTCAGTACCCACTCATTGATTGTTGGCGATCATTGTGTGGG CCAAGGAAGTGCCGTCTTGGATATAAGCTCCGGTGGAAACATGAAT GATTACTTCCAAACAACCTACAGATTTATGGAGGTTTCACCATGTACTTTGATACCCATGCATGGGAGGATAAACTTGTGGCCTAAGCACCTTCTATGCGAATATCTCAA GAACCGCAGAAATAGAGAATCTTCAGTTTTGAAGTCGATAGAAGATGGAGCCGAAACATTGTTTGATATTGTAGCAAATGTATATTCCAATGTTGACCGCAGTTTCTGGTTTCTTGCAGCATCAAATGTGAGGCTTCATGTTGATCATCTTGCCCATCAGAATAAGTTGCCAAAG GAATTTCCTCTTCAAAAATATCAGAGAACTTGCGGAGTGCATTTTCTGTCAAGATGGCTGTTGGCATGTGCAAGAAGTCGTGTTGCCAGAAAGTATAATATGCTAGGTAAAGCAAAATTGCCTTGTACTGTGGCATTGTTAACGGTTGGCTTAGCTGTAATCTACTCTGTGAGAAGCAAAGCTTAG
- the LOC141702040 gene encoding zinc finger protein BRUTUS isoform X1 has translation MATPLSGIQHGGGVAVMAGATNQLELSNKRSCSKSSASPIRIFLFFHKAIRSELDALHRAAMAFASDPSSDIKPLLERYHFLRSIYKHHCNAEDEVIFPALDIRVKNVARTYSLEHEGESFLFDQLFTLLDPNMHNEESCRRELASCTGALETSISQHMSKEEEQVFPLLTEKFSFEEQASLVWQFLCSIPVNMMAEFLPWLSSSISSDERQDMRKWFRRVIPKEELLQQIIFTWMDGEKINKKRKSCIDHSELKSPTDSEASTSICSIDKGQCACESSNTGKREILLPDRCPANSTLDRPVDEILHWHKAIKRELNDIAEAARMIQLSGDFSDLSTFNKRLQFIAEVCIFHSIAEDKVIFPAVDAELSFAQEHAEEESEFEKFRCLIESIESAGANSSYAEFYSKLCSHADHIMGTIEKHFHNEEVQVLPLARQHFSPRKQRELLYQSLCVMPLRLIECVLPWLVGSLSEEEARSFLYNMHMAAPASDIALVTLFSGWACKGRPSNVCLSSTAIGCCPAKLLTGNTEGPAKACACTSFTPVQSVSVGLKDDHERQVKCGNSSQRDERNVSDHSGSTNISKVSFGSQSCCVPGLGVNSNNSLVTAKSLRSLSFSPSAPSLNSSLFNWETDVSLTTSGHVTRPIDNIFKFHKAISKDLEFLDVESGKLNDCSEAVLREFNGRFRLLWGLYRAHSNAEDDIVFPALESRETLHNVSHSYTLDHKQEEELFENISSTLAELSELHRNIMSTGLSRRNSVSSDHNDNLQRYNELATRVQGMCKSIKVTLDQHILREELELWPLFDRHVSLEEQDKLVGRIIGTTGAEVLQSMLPWVTSALTQEEQNKMMDTWKQATKNTMFSEWLDEWWEGKPSASSQASASTSNDVISEGTDVHEALDQSDNTFKPGWKDIFRMNQNELESEIRKVSRDLTLDPRRKDYLIQNLMTSRWIAAQQKLPQARTGEALDGEDVLGCSPSYRDPDREIFGCEHYKRNCKVRAACCGKLYTCRFCHDKVSDHSMDRKATSEMMCMKCLEIQPVGPVCVTPSCNGLSMAKYYCSYCKFFDDERTVYHCPFCNLCRLGKGLGVDFFHCMTCNCCLGIKLLDHKCREKSLETNCPICCDFMFTSSESVRALPCGHYMHSACFQAYAHTHYICPICSKSMGDMSVYFGMLDALMASEVLPEEYQDRCQDILCNDCDKKGSAAFHWLYHKCGFCGSYNTRVIKVDRNPDCVN, from the exons ATGGCGACGCCATTGTCAGGGATTCAACACGGAGGAGGCGTGGCAGTAATGGCAGGTGCGACAAACCAGCTCGAATTGTCGAACAAGCGGAGCTGTTCGAAGAGCTCGGCGTCTCCAATTAGGATATTCTTGTTCTTTCATAAAGCTATTAGGTCTGAGCTAGATGCGCTGCACAGAGCTGCTATGGCTTTCGCTAGTGATCCTAGTAGTGATATTAAGCCTTTGTTGGAGAGATATCACTTTCTTCGATCCATTTATAAGCATCACTGCAATGCTGAGGACGAG GTCATATTTCCAGCTCTTGATATCCGTGTGAAAAACGTAGCGCGAACTTACTCCCTTGAGCATGAGGGAGAAAGTTTCCTTTTCGATCAACTCTTTACGCTGCTTGATCCAAATATGCACAATGAAGAAAGTTGCAGGAGGGAACTAGCCTCATGTACAGGAGCTCTAGAAACATCAATTAGCCAGCACATGTCCAAGGAAGAAGAGCAG GTTTTCCCGCTGCTTACTGAAAAGTTTTCATTTGAAGAGCAAGCTTCATTGGTATGGCAGTTTTTGTGCAGCATTCCTGTTAACATGATGGCAGAATTTCTTCCTTGGCTTTCTTCCTCTATATCCTCTGATGAACGCCAGGATATGCGCAAGTGGTTTCGCAGAGTGATCCCAAAAGAGGAGCTGCTTCAACAG ATTATTTTCACTTGGATGGATGGGGAAAAGATTAATAAGAAGCGTAAAAGTTGTATAGATCATTCCGAGCTCAAAAGTCCTACAGATTCCGAGGCTAGCACCTCAATATGTTCGATTGATAAAGGCCAGTGTGCTTGTGAATCTTCAAACACTGGAAAAAGAGAGATTCTGTTGCCAGACCGCTGCCCTGCAAATTCAACTCTGGACCGACCAGTAGATGAAATATTGCATTGGCACAAGGCAATAAAAAGGGAATTGAACGATATAGCTGAAGCAGCTAGAATGATACAGCTATCTGGAGATTTCTCTGATCTATCCACATTTAACAAGAGGCTGCAATTCATTGCCGAAGTTTGTATTTTCCACAG CATTGCTGAGGACAAAGTTATATTCCCAGCCGTAGATGCAGAGCTATCATTTGCCCAGGAGCATGCAGAAGAAGAAAGTGAGTTCGAAAAGTTTAGATGTTTGATTGAAAGTATAGAAAGTGCCGGAGCCAACTCATCTTATGCAGAATTTTATTCAAAGCTGTGTTCACATGCTGATCATATAATGGGCACTATAGAGAAGCATTTTCATAATGAGGAAGTTCAG GTTCTTCCACTTGCGCGGCAGCATTTTAGTCCCAGAAAACAGCGAGAACTTCTGTATCAGAGCTTGTGTGTGATGCCCTTGAGACTAATTGAGTGCGTCTTACCGTGGTTGGTAGGTTCACTAAGCGAAGAGGAAGCGAGGTCATTCCTATATAATATGCATATGGCAG CCCCAGCATCCGACATCGCGCTGGTTACTCTTTTTTCTGGCTGGGCATGTAAAGGTCGTCCAAGTAATGTTTGTTTGTCCTCAACTGCAATTGGGTGTTGTCCTGCCAAGTTGCTGACAGGAAACACAGAAGGGCCTGCTAAAGCATGTGCTTGTACCTCATTCACGCCTGTCCAAAGTGTTTCTGTAGGCTTAAAAGATGACCATGAGAGGCAAGTCAAGTGTGGAAACTCATCGCAAAGGGACGAAAGGAATGTTAGTGACCATTCAGGCTCCACAAACATATCAAAAGTATCTTTTGGTAGTCAGTCGTGTTGCGTGCCTGGACTAGGAGTCAATAGTAATAATTCACTTGTTACAGCTAAATCCCTACGTTCGTTATCATTCAGTCCCAGTGCTCCTTCCCTTAATTCCAGTCTCTTCAATTGGGAGACAGACGTGAGCTTGACAACCAGTGGGCATGTGACAAGACCCATTGACAACATATTTAAGTTTCATAAGGCCATTAGCAAAGATCTAGAATTTCTGGATGTTGAATCTGGAAAACTTAATGATTGTAGTGAGGCTGTTCTCAGGGAGTTCAATGGTAGGTTTCGCTTGTTGTGGGGCTTATATAGAGCTCACAGTAATGCAGAAGATGATATTGTGTTCCCTGCACTAGAATCAAGAGAGACCCTTCACAATGTTAGTCACTCTTATACGTTAGACCACAAACAGGAAGAGGAACTGTTTGAGAATATTTCTTCTACACTTGCGGAGCTTTCAGAACTTCATCGAAACATAATGAGCACAGGTTTAAGTAGACGTAACTCTGTTTCTTCTGATCACAATGATAATTTGCAAAGATACAACGAACTGGCGACAAGGGTTCAGGGAATGTGCAAGTCCATAAAAGTAACTCTAGATCAGCATATTTTGCGTGAAGAACTTGAACTTTGGCCTTTATTTGACAGACATGTTTCTTTGGAGGAGCAAGATAAGCTTGTTGGTCGTATAATTGGTACTACAGGTGCAGAAGTACTACAGTCTATGTTACCATGGGTAACTTCCGCTCTTACTCAGGAGGAGCAAAATAAAATGATGGACACATGGAAGCAAGCGACTAAAAACACTATGTTTAGTGAATGGCTTGATGAATGGTGGGAAGGAAAACCTTCCGCATCTTCACAGGCATCAGCATCAACATCAAATGATGTTATTTCAGAAG gtACTGATGTCCATGAAGCCCTGGACCAAAGTGATAATACCTTTAAGCCTGGGTGGAAAGATATTTTTCGGATGAATCAAAATGAACTCGAGTCAGAGATAAGAAAGGTTTCCCGGGATTTAACTCTTGACCCAAGGAGGAAGGACTATCTCATCCAAAATCTTATGACCAG TCGCTGGATAGCCGCTCAACAAAAGTTGCCTCAGGCAAGAACCGGTGAAGCTTTAGATGGTGAGGATGTACTTGGATGCTCTCCTTCGTATCGTGATCCAGACAGAGAAATTTTCGGGTGTGAGCATTACAAGCGAAACTGCAAGGTGCGTGCTGCTTGTTGCGGAAAATTATATACATGCAGATTTTGCCATGACAAAGTCAGTGACCACTCTATGGACAG GAAGGCTACTTCAGAAATGATGTGCATGAAGTGCTTAGAAATTCAGCCGGTTGGACCAGTTTGTGTAACACCATCTTGCAATGGACTCTCAATGGCAAAGTACTATTGTAGCTACTGCAAATTTTTTGATGATGAAAG GACAGTTTATCACTGCCCATTTTGCAATTTGTGCCGGCTGGGAAAAGGGCTCGGTGTTGACTTCTTTCATTGTATGACATGCAATTGTTGTCTGGGGATAAAATTGTTGGACCACAAGTGCAGGGAGAAAAGTCTAGAAACAAACTGCCCTATATGCTGTGATTTTATGTTCACGTCAAGTGAAAGTGTCAGAGCACTTCCTTGTGGCCATTACATGCATTCAGCTTGCTTTCAG GCGTATGCACACACTCATTACATCTGTCCAATATGCAGCAAATCTATGGGAGATATGTCT GTCTACTTCGGCATGCTTGATGCTTTAATGGCTTCTGAAGTGCTTCCAGAGGAATACCAAGACCGCTGCCAG GATATATTGTGCAATGACTGTGACAAGAAAGGAAGTGCTGCTTTTCACTGGCTATATCACAAGTGTGGGTTCTGTGGATCATACAATACCAGAGTCATTAAGGTTGACAGAAACCCAGATTGTGTGAATTAA
- the LOC141702040 gene encoding zinc finger protein BRUTUS isoform X2, translating to MATPLSGIQHGGGVAVMAGATNQLELSNKRSCSKSSASPIRIFLFFHKAIRSELDALHRAAMAFASDPSSDIKPLLERYHFLRSIYKHHCNAEDEVIFPALDIRVKNVARTYSLEHEGESFLFDQLFTLLDPNMHNEESCRRELASCTGALETSISQHMSKEEEQVFPLLTEKFSFEEQASLVWQFLCSIPVNMMAEFLPWLSSSISSDERQDMRKWFRRVIPKEELLQQIIFTWMDGEKINKKRKSCIDHSELKSPTDSEASTSICSIDKGQCACESSNTGKREILLPDRCPANSTLDRPVDEILHWHKAIKRELNDIAEAARMIQLSGDFSDLSTFNKRLQFIAEVCIFHSIAEDKVIFPAVDAELSFAQEHAEEESEFEKFRCLIESIESAGANSSYAEFYSKLCSHADHIMGTIEKHFHNEEVQVLPLARQHFSPRKQRELLYQSLCVMPLRLIECVLPWLVGSLSEEEARSFLYNMHMAAPASDIALVTLFSGWACKGRPSNVCLSSTAIGCCPAKLLTGNTEGPAKACACTSFTPVQSVSVGLKDDHERQVKCGNSSQRDERNVSDHSGSTNISKVSFGSQSCCVPGLGVNSNNSLVTAKSLRSLSFSPSAPSLNSSLFNWETDVSLTTSGHVTRPIDNIFKFHKAISKDLEFLDVESGKLNDCSEAVLREFNGRFRLLWGLYRAHSNAEDDIVFPALESRETLHNVSHSYTLDHKQEEELFENISSTLAELSELHRNIMSTGLSRRNSVSSDHNDNLQRYNELATRVQGMCKSIKVTLDQHILREELELWPLFDRHVSLEEQDKLVGRIIGTTGAEVLQSMLPWVTSALTQEEQNKMMDTWKQATKNTMFSEWLDEWWEGKPSASSQASASTSNDVISEGTDVHEALDQSDNTFKPGWKDIFRMNQNELESEIRKVSRDLTLDPRRKDYLIQNLMTSRWIAAQQKLPQARTGEALDGEDVLGCSPSYRDPDREIFGCEHYKRNCKVRAACCGKLYTCRFCHDKVSDHSMDRKATSEMMCMKCLEIQPVGPVCVTPSCNGLSMAKYYCSYCKFFDDESLSLPILQFVPAGKRARC from the exons ATGGCGACGCCATTGTCAGGGATTCAACACGGAGGAGGCGTGGCAGTAATGGCAGGTGCGACAAACCAGCTCGAATTGTCGAACAAGCGGAGCTGTTCGAAGAGCTCGGCGTCTCCAATTAGGATATTCTTGTTCTTTCATAAAGCTATTAGGTCTGAGCTAGATGCGCTGCACAGAGCTGCTATGGCTTTCGCTAGTGATCCTAGTAGTGATATTAAGCCTTTGTTGGAGAGATATCACTTTCTTCGATCCATTTATAAGCATCACTGCAATGCTGAGGACGAG GTCATATTTCCAGCTCTTGATATCCGTGTGAAAAACGTAGCGCGAACTTACTCCCTTGAGCATGAGGGAGAAAGTTTCCTTTTCGATCAACTCTTTACGCTGCTTGATCCAAATATGCACAATGAAGAAAGTTGCAGGAGGGAACTAGCCTCATGTACAGGAGCTCTAGAAACATCAATTAGCCAGCACATGTCCAAGGAAGAAGAGCAG GTTTTCCCGCTGCTTACTGAAAAGTTTTCATTTGAAGAGCAAGCTTCATTGGTATGGCAGTTTTTGTGCAGCATTCCTGTTAACATGATGGCAGAATTTCTTCCTTGGCTTTCTTCCTCTATATCCTCTGATGAACGCCAGGATATGCGCAAGTGGTTTCGCAGAGTGATCCCAAAAGAGGAGCTGCTTCAACAG ATTATTTTCACTTGGATGGATGGGGAAAAGATTAATAAGAAGCGTAAAAGTTGTATAGATCATTCCGAGCTCAAAAGTCCTACAGATTCCGAGGCTAGCACCTCAATATGTTCGATTGATAAAGGCCAGTGTGCTTGTGAATCTTCAAACACTGGAAAAAGAGAGATTCTGTTGCCAGACCGCTGCCCTGCAAATTCAACTCTGGACCGACCAGTAGATGAAATATTGCATTGGCACAAGGCAATAAAAAGGGAATTGAACGATATAGCTGAAGCAGCTAGAATGATACAGCTATCTGGAGATTTCTCTGATCTATCCACATTTAACAAGAGGCTGCAATTCATTGCCGAAGTTTGTATTTTCCACAG CATTGCTGAGGACAAAGTTATATTCCCAGCCGTAGATGCAGAGCTATCATTTGCCCAGGAGCATGCAGAAGAAGAAAGTGAGTTCGAAAAGTTTAGATGTTTGATTGAAAGTATAGAAAGTGCCGGAGCCAACTCATCTTATGCAGAATTTTATTCAAAGCTGTGTTCACATGCTGATCATATAATGGGCACTATAGAGAAGCATTTTCATAATGAGGAAGTTCAG GTTCTTCCACTTGCGCGGCAGCATTTTAGTCCCAGAAAACAGCGAGAACTTCTGTATCAGAGCTTGTGTGTGATGCCCTTGAGACTAATTGAGTGCGTCTTACCGTGGTTGGTAGGTTCACTAAGCGAAGAGGAAGCGAGGTCATTCCTATATAATATGCATATGGCAG CCCCAGCATCCGACATCGCGCTGGTTACTCTTTTTTCTGGCTGGGCATGTAAAGGTCGTCCAAGTAATGTTTGTTTGTCCTCAACTGCAATTGGGTGTTGTCCTGCCAAGTTGCTGACAGGAAACACAGAAGGGCCTGCTAAAGCATGTGCTTGTACCTCATTCACGCCTGTCCAAAGTGTTTCTGTAGGCTTAAAAGATGACCATGAGAGGCAAGTCAAGTGTGGAAACTCATCGCAAAGGGACGAAAGGAATGTTAGTGACCATTCAGGCTCCACAAACATATCAAAAGTATCTTTTGGTAGTCAGTCGTGTTGCGTGCCTGGACTAGGAGTCAATAGTAATAATTCACTTGTTACAGCTAAATCCCTACGTTCGTTATCATTCAGTCCCAGTGCTCCTTCCCTTAATTCCAGTCTCTTCAATTGGGAGACAGACGTGAGCTTGACAACCAGTGGGCATGTGACAAGACCCATTGACAACATATTTAAGTTTCATAAGGCCATTAGCAAAGATCTAGAATTTCTGGATGTTGAATCTGGAAAACTTAATGATTGTAGTGAGGCTGTTCTCAGGGAGTTCAATGGTAGGTTTCGCTTGTTGTGGGGCTTATATAGAGCTCACAGTAATGCAGAAGATGATATTGTGTTCCCTGCACTAGAATCAAGAGAGACCCTTCACAATGTTAGTCACTCTTATACGTTAGACCACAAACAGGAAGAGGAACTGTTTGAGAATATTTCTTCTACACTTGCGGAGCTTTCAGAACTTCATCGAAACATAATGAGCACAGGTTTAAGTAGACGTAACTCTGTTTCTTCTGATCACAATGATAATTTGCAAAGATACAACGAACTGGCGACAAGGGTTCAGGGAATGTGCAAGTCCATAAAAGTAACTCTAGATCAGCATATTTTGCGTGAAGAACTTGAACTTTGGCCTTTATTTGACAGACATGTTTCTTTGGAGGAGCAAGATAAGCTTGTTGGTCGTATAATTGGTACTACAGGTGCAGAAGTACTACAGTCTATGTTACCATGGGTAACTTCCGCTCTTACTCAGGAGGAGCAAAATAAAATGATGGACACATGGAAGCAAGCGACTAAAAACACTATGTTTAGTGAATGGCTTGATGAATGGTGGGAAGGAAAACCTTCCGCATCTTCACAGGCATCAGCATCAACATCAAATGATGTTATTTCAGAAG gtACTGATGTCCATGAAGCCCTGGACCAAAGTGATAATACCTTTAAGCCTGGGTGGAAAGATATTTTTCGGATGAATCAAAATGAACTCGAGTCAGAGATAAGAAAGGTTTCCCGGGATTTAACTCTTGACCCAAGGAGGAAGGACTATCTCATCCAAAATCTTATGACCAG TCGCTGGATAGCCGCTCAACAAAAGTTGCCTCAGGCAAGAACCGGTGAAGCTTTAGATGGTGAGGATGTACTTGGATGCTCTCCTTCGTATCGTGATCCAGACAGAGAAATTTTCGGGTGTGAGCATTACAAGCGAAACTGCAAGGTGCGTGCTGCTTGTTGCGGAAAATTATATACATGCAGATTTTGCCATGACAAAGTCAGTGACCACTCTATGGACAG GAAGGCTACTTCAGAAATGATGTGCATGAAGTGCTTAGAAATTCAGCCGGTTGGACCAGTTTGTGTAACACCATCTTGCAATGGACTCTCAATGGCAAAGTACTATTGTAGCTACTGCAAATTTTTTGATGATGAAAG TTTATCACTGCCCATTTTGCAATTTGTGCCGGCTGGGAAAAGGGCTCGGTGTTGA